A window of Juglans regia cultivar Chandler chromosome 7, Walnut 2.0, whole genome shotgun sequence contains these coding sequences:
- the LOC108997147 gene encoding uncharacterized protein LOC108997147, with protein sequence MRSIPLGISVSSTSASINNSKTSSCLNNLNFNFKKSPNPSFPSRVPRSSHGFSPSKSGVCGASQVVDLFPIVSPQIVVREARLEDCWEVAETHCSSFFPEYSFPLDFVLRVDRLMAMLAGFSLPNGCRRTCLVAVIGSTVNEAFFFGSEDFKIGAFDGKFNLNRGYVAGILTVDTVADFLPRKGPLRQRRTGIAYISNVAVRERFRRKGIAKKLIAKAEAQARSWGCRAIALHCDLNNPGASKLYKGQGFRCIKVPAGANWPQPKTSPNIMFSFMMKLLNTSAIA encoded by the exons ATGCGGAGTATACCGTTGGGAATTTCGGTCTCCTCAACCTCTGCCTCCATAAACAACTCCAAAACCTCGTCTTGTCTCAACAACCTCAATTTTAATTTCAAGAAATCACCGAACCCATCTTTCCCTTCTAGGGTTCCTCGCTCTTCTCATGgattctctccctccaaatcaG GAGTTTGCGGAGCCAGtcaagtggtggatttatttcCCATCGTCTCCCCCCAGATTGTTGTTAGGGAGGCCAGGTTAGAGGACTGTTGGGAAGTGGCTGAGACTCACTGCAGCTCCTTCTTCCCTGAATACTCCTTCCCGTTAGATTTTGTGCTGAGGGTTGACAGGCTGATGGCAATGCTAGCGGGATTCTCTCTACCCAATGGTTGCAGGAGAACTTGTTTGGTTGCTGTAATTGGTAGCACTGTCAATGAAGCCTTCTTTTTTGGAAGTGAAGATTTCAAAATTGGTGCTTTTGATGGGAAATTCAATCTCAATAGAGGATATGTGGCTGGAATTTTAACAGTGGATACTGTGGCTGATTTCCTTCCTCGGAAAGGACCACTCCGTCAGAGAAG GACTGGAATTGCATATATATCAAATGTTGCCGTTCGGGAGAGATTCAGACGCAAGGGAATAGCTAAAAAGCTCATAGCAAAGGCCGAGGCTCAAGCCAGGAGCTGGGGTTGCCGTGCCATTGCATTGCACTGTGACTTAAACAATCCCGGGGCCTCAAAGCTATATAAAGGCCAGGGTTTCAGATGTATCAAGGTCCCAGCAGGAGCTAACTGGCCCCAGCCCAAGACCTCACCGAATATTATGTTCAGCTTCATGATGAAGCTATTAAACACTTCAGCTATTGCTTAA